One window of the Xenopus tropicalis strain Nigerian chromosome 10, UCB_Xtro_10.0, whole genome shotgun sequence genome contains the following:
- the manbal gene encoding protein MANBAL yields MPDPLDLSAPDIPEPGLLETVLRYGLFCGAIFQLICILAIIFPGSKGQEMESDTQEVKSTEVVKKPKMPPVTLGKKQKKETKKKR; encoded by the exons ATGCCGGACCCTCTGGATCTGTCCGCCCCAGACATTCCAGAGCCAGGACTTCTGGAAACTGTGCTTCGCTATGGCCTTTTCTGTGGAGCCATCTTCCAACTGATTTGTATTTTGGCCATCATATTCCCTGGAAGCAAGGGCCAGGAAATG GAATCTGATACCCAAGAAGTAAAGAGTACAGAAGTGGTAAAGAAACCTAAAATGCCACCAGTCACActtggaaagaagcagaagaaggaaACAAAGAAGAAGAGGTGA
- the ghrh gene encoding somatoliberin → MRRTLCLLLLHLGLCVQCYILHPNYSSNQTPGDLNIETLEPLQSQDWTSLDEKKEEYVRGLSENRVERHVDAIFTNTYRKFLGQISARRYLQNMIGKTLGQDTQKKADPEGGAHSDRIQGEELITLLSDSGIPDWRAEEYRGTRL, encoded by the exons ATGCGAAGAACACTTTGCCTTTTGCTGCTCCATCTGGGGTTGTGTGTCCAGTGTTACATCTTGCAtccaaattacag TTCTAACCAGACACCAGGTGACCTTAATATTGAGACTCTTGAGCCCTTGCAGAGCCAAGACTGGACATCTTTGGATGAAAAAAAGGAAGAATATGTCAGGGGACTGTCTGAAAACAG GGTGGAACGGCATGTGGATGCCATATTCACTAACACATATAGGAAATTCCTGGGGCAGATTTCAGCCAGGAGGTACCTGCAGAACATGATAGGAAAAACCCTGGG GCAGGATACGCAGAAAAAGGCAGACCCTGAAGGCGGTGCTCATAGTGACAGGATCCAGGGGGAAGAACTGATCACCCTACTGAGTGACAG CGGGATTCCAGATTGGAGGGCAGAAGAGTACCGTGGAACACGGCTATGA